The genomic stretch CATGTTACATCAATTTTGAGATATCAACATACATCTACGATCACGTCATAAATGAACCACATCCAGAGCACCAATAGCAATCCTTCCAAGTTGAATCTCCTTTACTTTTTCACATATGTCTTTTCCATTTATTAATTTCATTTCAATCGCTGCTATGTGCTTTAACAACATGCATGGAAATGAGAAATCCAATAGCCGTCATAAATATAAAAAAAGAAGGTTATACACATGAATGAACCGCTTGTTTTTATGTTTTCCGGGCAAGGTTCCCAATACTATCACATGGGGAAAGAACTATTTAAGGAAAATACCGTGTTTCGCCAATCAATGCTTGAAATGGATGCCATTGCAGCACGGCGAATCGGCACATCCATTGTTGAAGAAATCTACCATCCAGGTAAACGTGTGTCAGATCCGTTTGACAGTATTCTTTTTTCCCACCCCGCCATTTTTATGATTGAGTATTCCTTATATAAGGTTTTGGAAGACAGGGGAATTTATCCTGATTACGTATTGGGATCAAGTCTGGGAGAATTCGCAGCAGCGGCAGTTTCTGGTGTGTCAGACGCAGAGGATATGCTGGATTGCATACTTGAACAGGCTATTATCATCCAGAATTCCTGCGATAAAGGAAAAATGCTGGCCATTCTTGACAAACCGCAATTGCTGAATGATCATCCGCAACTGTTTGGAAATAGTGAACTCATTTCTATCAATTATGATTCGCACTTCGTCATTTCTGGTGAAGAAGATCATATAAGGAAGATTATGGAGGATTTAAAGGAGAAGCAGATTCTTTGCCAGCTGCTTCCTGTGTCCTATGCCTTTCATTCTTCGCTTATTGATCCGGCAGAGAGTGCCTATGCAGAATTTTTAAGATCAAAATCTTTTCAAAAACCGTCAATACCGATTGTATCGAGCTTAACGGGAAGCTGCCTTCACGTAATGGACGAGAATTTCTTTTGGAATGCGGTCAGAAAGCCAATGATGTTTCGTGAAGCGATTCGATATTTGGAAAGCCAGCATACATGCAAGTTTATCGATTTAGGGCCATCCGGCACCTTAGCTGCTTTTGTGAAACAGCTGATTCCGGGTGATTCAGCTGACCGTTGCTGCTCAATCATAACACCATTTCATCAGGAGCTGAAAAATCTGAATACGGTTGAGTATTTCCGTACACCAGAAAGGAAGTTTACAAGATGATTACATATGTCTTTCCAGGGCAAGGCTCCCAGCAAAAGGGGATGGGACAAGGGCTATTTGAACAGTATCAGCATTTGACAGATCAAGCAGATCAAATATTGGGCTATTCAATAGAGAAGCTATGTACCGAAAAATCATATCTGGATGTAAATCATACTGAATACACGCAGCCGGCTTTGTATGTTGTTAATGCACTCAGTTACTTGAAGAGAGTGGAGGAGACCGGCAGAAAACCTGATTTTGCGGCAGGACACAGCTTAGGAGAATACAATGCGCTGATGGCAGCCGGTGCATTTGATTTTGAAACCGGATTAAGGCTCGTCAAAAAAAGAGGAGAATTGATGGGACGAATTACAGGGGGCGGAATGGCTGCTGTGATCGGCCTGAGTAAGGAACAAGTTACAGCCGTTTTAGAAGAGCACCGTCTTTATGACATTGATGTGGCAAATGAAAATACGCCCCAGCAAATTGTGATTTCTGGCCCGAAAAAAGAGATTGAAAAAGCTCGGGCTGTTTTTGAAAACACCAAGGATGTAAAGCTGTTTCATCCATTAAATGTGAGCGGAGCTTTTCATTCCAGATATATGAATGAAGCCAAACAGGTATTTAAGCAATATATTGACTCATTCCAGTTTGCACCTTTGGCGATCCCGGTTATCTCCAATGTCTACGCAGAGCCATACCATCAAGACAGATTAAAAGATACATTATCTGAACAAATGGACAACACAGTGAAATGGACGGACAGCATTCGTTTTCTGATGGGAAGAGGAGAAATGGAGTTTGCAGAGATTGGGCCTGGAACTGTTTTAACCGGTCTCATTCATCGGATTAAAAATGAAGCTGAACCA from Bacillus subtilis subsp. subtilis str. 168 encodes the following:
- the pksD gene encoding enzyme involved in bacillaene synthesis (Evidence 1c: Function from experimental evidences in the studied genus; PubMedId: 16707694, 17234808, 26284661; Product type e: enzyme) — its product is MNEPLVFMFSGQGSQYYHMGKELFKENTVFRQSMLEMDAIAARRIGTSIVEEIYHPGKRVSDPFDSILFSHPAIFMIEYSLYKVLEDRGIYPDYVLGSSLGEFAAAAVSGVSDAEDMLDCILEQAIIIQNSCDKGKMLAILDKPQLLNDHPQLFGNSELISINYDSHFVISGEEDHIRKIMEDLKEKQILCQLLPVSYAFHSSLIDPAESAYAEFLRSKSFQKPSIPIVSSLTGSCLHVMDENFFWNAVRKPMMFREAIRYLESQHTCKFIDLGPSGTLAAFVKQLIPGDSADRCCSIITPFHQELKNLNTVEYFRTPERKFTR